The nucleotide sequence TTAATAGATCATATACCTGTTCTTTTGTAAAATATGGTACTTCCATATGTTCTGCTATATTAAATGGACTTGCATTATCTTCTAATACTCCACTTAAATATCCTACACTTATTAATATTACACTTCTCAATCCATATATTTCTTTACTATGATACATTGTTCTTATTACATGCAAAAATTGATTCATTAACTCTTCATTGTTAAATTTTTCAAATTCATCTATCATTAATATTATTTCTTTATTTTTTGTTTTATATAGTTTTTCTAATTTATTTCTTATATCATCTATATTTCCAGGTATTTCTTCAATTAGTTTTTCTTCATTATATATCTTTTTATATGATCTATTAATATCTTTTACTAATGTGTCAAGAAAGTCTTTTTCATCTTTATTCATATAACTCTCAAATGATATAAATATTGGTAAATATTTATCTTTTGTTTTTTCTACTATTTCATTTAAGAATGTTGTTTTCCCTGTTTGTCTTGGTGCTGATACTGTAAAATATCTCCAGTTTTCTATATGATCAAGTGCTTCTTCCATTAATTCTGGTCTTTCTACATAATAGCATGTTTTTTTATCTACTGGTCCAGATGTGCAAAATCGTTTCATCGTCTCACCTCCACAATTAAATTATATCACATTCCTGTAACGATATTTGCCAATAATTCCTCAACTATTTCCATGCAAAAACTATAGTATATACTACTATCGTCAGCGCTGACAGAGAAACAAATGAAGAAAACAAAAATCATATCAAAAAAACGAAAGGAGTGGATATTATGGCAACTAAGGTTAGTTTGGGTGATAAGGTAAGAATTTCTTTTGATTATGGGGTAGATGGTGATGGAAAACAAATTATTAAAAGAAAGTCTTTTAACATTATTGCAGGGGCAACTGATGATCAAGTGTATACAGCATCAAATAACTTTGCTTCATTGTGTGAAAAATCATTAATCGAAATTGAAAAAATTGAAAATTATGAACTACAAGCTTAAAAGGAGGTGATTTAGCATGGCAAAAAAATTAAGAATGTCTTTTGTAAACACTGTAGACGGTAAAAGAAAAACAATTTATTTAAATGACCCAAGAGTAGATTTAACAGACACAGAAGTACAAAACGCTATGGATTCTTTTATTGGTGTTTTTGTTCCAGCAGGATACGAAAAAGATAATGCGTCTATTGTTGATACAACTACTAATGAATTATTTGACTTAATTCAGTAACAAATAACCGGGGAATTCCCCCGGTTTTAAGTTAAAAAGAAAGGAGATAAAATTATGTGGAACTTTTTAAAATTAATATTATTAAACATAATGGAACAATTTTTCAAAATGCTAACAGAAGTTTCTAAAGAAGATAAAACAGAAGAAAAAATAAAAGAGCTAAAAGAATTACAGGAAAATTTCAACAAAGAGTTAAATAAACAAATAAAATTATTATCAGCTGAAATCGATGAAAAGTTTGATGAGATAAAAGATGAAATTGAAGAATTCGAAAAATAAAATCAACCTATTATTTAACATAGTTTTACTGAATTTTAAATAGCAAATCTTTATTTTTCGACAATATTGTAGTATAATGATACTAATTAATACTTTAAGATATAAAAATATGTGGTGGGATGGTGATATTATGGGAATTATAACTATACCATATTTTTGTAGAAAATATGAATTCGATAATCCTGACTTGTTGAGAAAATTAGTAAAATATCTAAATATTAAACCTGTAACTGGTGATCTTGAAACTAGAGGAATGAGATTCTATAATGAAGAAGATTTGCTTTTTGTTTACAACCAGATAATGAATATCATGGAAGCGAAAGAAAATGAATATGGTGGATTATAACAGCATCCGGATCAATCCGGATGTTGTTGGTTTAAATTTCTCCTCTCAACACTTCATTAACCATTTCACATGAAATACTTTCACCTGCTAAAAATGCATTTATTCCACCAGAAAAATTAAACATTACATTTTCTTCACCAAAAATACTGATATATTTATTTATTAAATCTTTTTTATCTTCAAATTTCTCCCGTGCCTCATCAGCACCATACCATCTATTACTTTTATTCTTATCTGAATAATCCATAACATATGCCTTTCTATCTTCACCATCACTAAACACATTAAACAACATACTTCTTATCTGCAAATCATCATCTGGTAAGGAATAACCAATAAAAATTATTCGTTTCGCTTTCCTTAAAATGTTTATCGATTCTTCTTCCCATTTATAAATTAAATATCCAAATTTTCTTTCAACATAACTTTGATAATACAACGGAGAATCAATAATACTTGTTTCTGTTCCACAATTAGGGCATTTCAAATCTAAATTCTTTGTATTCAACATTTCATAATGTTCGTTTTTAAAATTACCAAAATCCGCAAAATATAATCCACAATTAGGGCAAACCCTCGTTCCAAACATTCCATGTGTGGCTATATATTTCATTATTCTATATGGTTTCTTATTAATTTTATTATTTCTACGAACAGCTCCTTCATCCATACTTATTATAAATTTATCATTTTTTTTAATTATTAAATCTCCGAAATCAAGATATAATCCCACATCAGTTGATTTATGATTAAATTCATTGTTTAATTTCATCATTTCCCAAAAAACTATTCCATCCCAATTAGTCGTAACTACTCCTAATGAAGACATATAATATTCTGGCTCTTCGGGACTATATTTTATTATTTTTTCATAATGTTCATCTATCATAAATTTTTGCAAACATCTACAAAATTCCCTATAACGTTCAAATTTCTTAA is from Marinitoga litoralis and encodes:
- a CDS encoding DUF1659 domain-containing protein; this translates as MATKVSLGDKVRISFDYGVDGDGKQIIKRKSFNIIAGATDDQVYTASNNFASLCEKSLIEIEKIENYELQA
- a CDS encoding DUF2922 domain-containing protein, which gives rise to MAKKLRMSFVNTVDGKRKTIYLNDPRVDLTDTEVQNAMDSFIGVFVPAGYEKDNASIVDTTTNELFDLIQ